The sequence tacacagagtcggttacagagaaggaaatctacatatccgaatcgccaagcttgccttccacgcaaaggagagtctcatccagacacgggatgaagtcttcaatcttgtatcttcatagtccaacagtccggcataagcatatagtccggttgtccgaggaccctctaatccaggactccctcagtcgccgcATCACCTGAGGTAAGAGCAAAGATGAGAAGAGCAACAATTGTGTCGTCCACACAAATATACAGAGGAAAACTCTTCGAATGGATGGTTAGAAGGATAGTGGTATCCTGAGTCCATCAgcgttcaagtcctggtgcttgcattttcctgaatttatttcagtatTTTCGGCGATACGCGTTTAGTGGgggagacgttcccatcgactaCGATGcacctacgatgacttcgtaaatctcaagatgatatgacgGCTGAGTCTCTCGGGGCTACTCATAGGGATAGAATGTGCGCGTGTTCATTCGTAGAagtgagtgtatgtgcgtatatATGAGTGCTTGCCTGTATTATGTTAAAAACGACTTAAGCCAAAAGAAAATTCAGATgcctaatttatttatttttgaacttGGAAATTTCATTCCAATTAACCACTGTGCTGAGCAAGATAGCCGAGGAAAACTCTTCGACGCCCAACCgttggatggttagaaggacagTGGTATCCCGAGTCCATCAGCGTTCAAGTCCTGTTGCTCGcattttcctgaatttatttcgGTATTTTCGGCGATACGCATTTAGTGGgggagacgttcccatcgactacgatgcacctacggtgacttcgtaaatctcaagatgatatgacgGCTGAGTCTCTCGGGGCTACTCATAGGGATAGAGTGCGCGCGTGTTCATTCTTAGAagtgagtgtatgtgcgtatatATGAGTGCTTGCCTGTATTACGTTAAAAAACTACTTAAGCCAAAATGAAATTCAGATgcctcatttatttatttttaaacttGGAAATTTCATTCCAATTAACCACTGTGCTGAGCAAGATAGCCGCAATCAAGACTCGGATAAAGGTAAGAGCAGCGCCTGCCGCCTGGCTATACGGCTTGGGACCAAAAATTCTATACCTACGGAGAGCCTCCGAACAATCTACTTAACCTTCCATAAACTCTAttctcctcccccttccttcccgaATTTAACTGGGGTGGGGCCCAGCCACTAATCTTGGCCATGGGCAACCCGGCCCGGACGGCCTGACCTTGCCCATGGGTCGGTcctgggcctagattttgagcccgatagCCGTACCAGGCTCGTCGTATTTGCTGTTTAAAGAAGAGGCCCGGCCCAAGGCTTGACGGGCTTTTTGACTAATGGATCGGGCTTGGGCCTGATTTTTAGGCCCGATGGCCGGGCAGGATGGGCTCGGGCCTAGGTTTTCTGCGTCGGGTTTTGGTAGGCCCGGCCCGACAGATGGCCAGGTATAGTTCCACCTCAGCCCGTAACATATAAATTACGTACAAACTGTACCATGCACCATCTTCGATCCGTTTATTCCTTTTGAGTTCGGACGCGCACTTTATTCGTCCATACACCTTACATCAGCTAGTCCCGCCAGCCGCCACGAGTAGGTCATGCATCCGACCAAGTGATGTTGTACTCGCCGACCTCCTCCCCGGTGATGCCCAGCGCATCCCAGACCGCCTGGGAGGCGTCGACGACGTTGTTGCGGCACGGCGGCTGGAAGGCGTGCTCGCGGTCGCACCCGTTCACGGTGTCGCACTCGTCGACGACCTTGGCCAGCACGGACCTGCCGTTGGCCCGGATCCGTATGTTCTTGCCGCAGCGGGAGCCCCCGCTGTACCACCCCGTGGACAGCGCCACCACGCGCTCCGAGCTGCGGTGGAACGCGCCGTCGCACTCGGACgggtccccgccgtcgccgccctcgtcgaaGTCGTTCAGCGTCATGACCGCCCGGGTGGACGAGGAGACCGGCGGCGAGCACCTGTACGTCGGGTACGCCTGCCCGGCCTTGCAGCAGTCCTGGCACGCGTGGCTCTGGGTCGGCCGGAGCGTACCGCTCGGCCCGCAGccagcgccggcggcggcgagcagcagGTGGCTCGCCGCTATCGCGAGCAGCAGAAGGCCACTGGTGGACCTCAGCATCTTTTGTGAAGTTATGGCCAAGCGGCGGGTGTGAGACTGTGAGAGTGTGCAGTGGCCAACTCTCTATATATAGGCAGGCAGCGTGTTCGTCCAGTGCGCGTGCTCCGGTGCTTGTTTGCGACTCGTATTTCGTCCCGTGTGTGTGATCTTGCATTGCATGTGCTGCGGTGAGGGTGAGGATTCGTGGACGAACCTCAGGCTTTTGTCCTTGCGATCGCAAAGAAAATGCCTCAAAAGTCAAACTAAGGCGGCGAAGGAGTGAGGGGAGGACAGTACGTAGATGGCGACGCGACATGGAAATGTCAAGAAGATGCGTAGCAATAGTAGCCGAAATAGGGAAGCCTGTCGTAAATGCTAGACGTGCCGTCCTGCTACGGGCACCTCGTGGCATGACATCCATACCGTGTCGCCTCTATCTAACACCGTTGCGGACGGCACCATCATCTTCATCGAACACCGTCCAAACATCTTTTCAACAATTATTAGGCTCAAGATTCGAATATTCAATTCTGAGCTCGGGCTCATCTACACCCTGTCAAGAAAATTGGGTCAAAACAGAGCATGatagataatttggtgcgtgaggtgcgcttcaaatttcagagcatttggacatttgagtagcttcagcaaaaaaagacaaattggATCAAAACAGTATATGAATAGTACACTGTTTAACAGACCTCAAATTTGCCTTTTTTACCGAGaactactcagatgtccaaatgattaaATTTGGACCGCACATCACACACCAAATTATCTATCATGCCAAAAAAAATAGATTTTTAAAGAaatttctagtatttattttgatttttttattcaaCGCAGCTGCAGATGTTCCTGGAAGCCAGAACGCCTCACTCCTCTAGATTAACTTTCATAGAGGTAAATGCAGCATTGGGGCTTGAACTTTTCAAGGAGGATCACTTTGGTGCTTGTAGTTTTACACTACAGAAAAGTGGTTCAAAATCTTGGCACGCGAGTCTAATACAGACGTTAAATGTGATGGTGTGGCATCATATTTATGTTGCCATGCCCACATGGTGAGGGGCCTGCTTACAGCGACGGAATAGACTGGTTGGTCGttgggtcccatctgtcagtgaACAACACCAAGAAATAATTCATATGAAAAATGAAACCGAAGACCACGCGCCATCCCTCCCGTGGAGCTCGACACTCAACCTAATGCGCCCATGATTATAACTAGATTTTATGTCTTGTAACCCAATGCAAGCGATGTTTTTTTTTGACAAAAATGCAAGCGATGCTATTACAACGCATGGACTGAGGACAGGCTCATGCGGCTAAATGGGCTGCAATCAGGGTGGCCCATTTTACAtattagttttttcattttatagaAATGTATTTGGACATTTATCAAAAAAGCAAGTGTGTTTAGCACAAAAAAGTTATTTCATATTTTAGAAATATGTAAAAACAACATGTAAATTAAAATCACAGCAGTGAATTTGTATTTATGAAATAATGTTCATACAAATAAAATAACTTATTTTGAAAAAGAGTGAAGTGCACTGTAGGTCCTTAAACTATTTCAGGGGTGTCacataggtcctcgaactatgaaaatcgtcaTTTAGGTCCTCGAAGTACAGTAAGTGTGTCATCCAGGTCCAAAATCTCACTAACCCCCTCTAAATGGCCAGCTGGCATGGTGAAcagtgcaaaaaataaaaaaaatatgaacaaaaaatctgaaaATCTTTGGCATCGAAGATAGCCATGGTGCGTGAATagtaaaaatgttcattaattcaaaaaaatgttcgcgaatatgggaaaaatattcgcgactttaaaaaagttcacaaacaataaatttgaaaatatgttcgcGAACCACAAATATTGTTCGTGGGTATggaaaaaaatgttcgcgaaccaCAAAAATTTGTGACTTTAAAAAATGTTAGTGAACTTTTTATTAAAGTCgcaaatattttttccaaattcatcgttcgcgaacattttattaaagtcacgaatatttttccaaattcatcgttcgcgaacatttttttaaagtcatgaatttttttccaaattcatcgttcgcgaactttttttaaactcacgaatatttttttaaagtcgtgaatattttttccaaattcatcgttcgcgaactttttttaaacttgcgaatattttttaaaagtcgcgaatattttttccaaattcatcgttcgcgaacattttattaaagtcacaaatatttttccaaattcatcgttcgtgaactttttttgaacTAATGACCATTTTTACTGTTCACGTGCCAGGGTCTCTTCGATGACAGAGGATCTcagttttttttatattttttaatatttaTTCTTTGTCATGTACTGTTCATCACGCATAGGAATTCAGGACTGTTTGCCGCGCACTGTTACGGTTACGGTTACTGTTTACGTGCCAGATGGCCAGTTAGAGCCTGTTTGTgtaatttttaaaaatattcaacTATCATACATTCATACAACTAAAATAAATTGTATCAATTATTTAAAAAATCTTTAATTTCAAAAGGTGTTCATGTATTTAATAACATATATTGGTGTAAGTATGAAAATCTCTTATGTATTTAAATAATTTTGTATAAAATTTTAAAAATTCATGCATTTAATAAAATATAAATGTGGTATTTAAAAGTGACATGCTCTAAGAAAATGTTTGTTtcattttaaaaagtgttcacatTTTTTAATAAAGTTTGTATGTTGCAAAAATTATTTTTAAATAAAATAAACAAGAAATTGTGTATGGAAAGATAGATATGATTCTAGTGTGATGCAGATCATCAAAAGAATATTATTTAAATTATAAAAATATTTTGGTAATTCATAAATATGATTTTAATTATATGAATATTTCAAAATTATACATTAATACTTTTAAACtacataaacattttttaaaaaacatTATTTTATTTGTATGTATAtcatttatatttatttttattaatgtgGTTATGATTTACATAATTttttaaaaaggaaaaagaaactaACATGTGGAAAATAGGCCATATTGATTGCAACCCATCTAAGCCCCACGAGTGTGTTTGGTTACAAGACATAAAGCCTAGTTATCATATCTATACATTAAAGACATTGGGTGGAGTGGCTAGCACGGGTGACGGGATAACGACGATGTCATCGGTTTGTCCCTAGGAGGCTACCATTTTTCATATCAATTATTCCTTTGTAGTGTCCACTGATAGGTAGGATCCAATGGTCATAGAGACGGATACTATGCGAGCCAGCCTGTCCGCCGCTGCAAGAAGGCCCGCGCCACACCGACACGCCAACGGAAAACATGGTGCCATGTTAACGCAGTTAACATCTACGGATGACGAGTGCACTGTATTGCATATGAAAGCAAAGATTTTACACCACTTTTCGGTATTCTACAACTATAAGCACCAAAGTGATCACTCGTGGCATGTTCAGGCGTCAATGGTGTATTAAAGGTTTCATGAAAGTGTGTTCTTTTGTTTTGGAATGCCAAAGAAGTTGAACACTAGTACAAGGAACTTTTCAGTTGTGAGTCATGCTCACTTCTATTTTGATGCCTCGGTATCCCAGTTTTCTATCATAAGCTCTTGAATAAAGAGTGGAAGTGTATTGATAATCTATTATAAAAAGAAACTTGATAGGTGGAAGAGCAAGCTCTCCTATGGGGGAGTTGTCCTTATCAATGTTGTTCATACCAGTTTTATTGATGTCTATGTTTTCCTTCTTTAAACTACCCAAGAGGGTATGGATTATTCACTTGGTGGGTGAGCTTCTAGCACTGGATATGTCCTTTACATATTCATTCTTTTGGCAATGTGATGAGTAAATGAATTATCATCTAGCTATTTCTTTTATAAAGGGCACTTTTATAACTTAAAATATAGCATCAAGAAGATACTATGCGGACCCACAAAAAAAAGATACTATGCCTACCAAGCGTTTGGTAAGCTAGCAACAAAAAATCAAGGGAGGCAGTGATTCAATCCAAAGATTATGCTTAcatccatgttgggtaaaaacctccctAGCTCACCCGCTCTAACCGCATAAAAATCACAGTGAATGATGGTTGCTACTCCATTCGATGTAGCGTAAATCAAATATGAAGCCAATGCATATGGCGGTAGAATGTTCTTTGTAGGCTGAAAGATCAAGGGTAACCTGGGATTGAGTACCTTGAAATCAAGGACAAATGCTTACTAGAAAATGGTTGTTCAAGTTGCTTGCCGGGTAAGGTGGTTGGCAAGAGTTGCCGCAAAACAAAACATTCGGCCCAAGACCATGTCCCAAGTTTCAGCAAAGATGCTGAATTCTTCGTTTTAGAAAGGTTTGATGAGGAGtgattgacaaaaaactaccactttagggTTTGCGTCTCACGGAACTACCACTTTAAAGAAATTGACCGAAAActatcaatttttttaattttatgactaaaaactaccactttcagatAATTACCAGTTTAGACGATTTAAACGTGTTTATAACAGGCGGGGCCCATCTGTCAGCGTcaacctcctccttcttcctcctctctctttgTGGCATTTtttcgaacacctcgtgtgcacctgcgcgccacctccgccgccgtccACCGGGCTCAGCGGGGTGGGCCCGGCGTCGCGGCCCCGTGCAGCAGCTGAAGCCGCCCCCGTCACCTCTTGCTGCTGGCAACTACGGCTGCTGCTGCACTCGTCTCGCACGTCTGCGCTGCTGCTTTGCTCCCCTGCTCCCCTTGCCACTACGGCTGCTGCTTTGCTCCCCTGCTCCCCTTGCCGACGCGTGCTGCTGCTGCATCCCAGCCCGCCACCCCGCCACCCGCACGTGCCCCGTCGGCGACTGGCCGCACCTGAcgagctgcgccgccgccgcccgcctgcgcCTGTGCCACAGCCGTCCCGCACCTCTCCGCCCGCGATGCTGCATGCTACTGCCGCTCCGGGCTGGCGCTGCAAGCAAGCGCCCGATGCCGGCGCTCGCCACCGTCGCCTCGGGCCTCCAACGCCCCACCGCACGTAACAGCCGCCCGAGTTCGGGCGAGGCCGACGCAGCTGCCCCTGCCGGATGCCGGCGTGGGGGAACTCGCGCCCGATCTCGAGCCCTTCCCGacgtagccgccgccgccaggtTCCTGCCGACGAGCTTGCACGCGCCGGCGCTCGTCGTCCGCCTCTCCTGTGAAGTTGACTTTGACGCCATGTCAGCGCTGACAGATGGCCCCGCCTGTCATAAACATGTTTAAATCGCCTAAACTGGTAATTATCTGAAAGTGATAGTTTTTGTCACAAAATTAGAAAAAATTGGTAGTTTTCGGTCACTTTTTTtaaagtggtagttctgtgggacacAAACCCCTAAGGCCTCGTTCGGTTAAGCGCAGCCCCGCGAGGTTTTGGGTCTAATCCACGCGGGTCCGCAGGGATTTCCCCCGCCGGGGAATAAACCCGGCCCATCCAGTTTTTTCCATTCGGTTAAGCCCCGTGTGGTCTTTCCCCGGCCCAAACCCCTCCAAACCCACGCGGAAAAAACATCTCCTGGCACCCCGTGGAAGCAATCCCCGAGCGAGGCGCTCGTTTCGTCTCTCCCGAGCGAGGCGACAgaagcggacggcggcggcggcgagtggacggcggcggcggcgcaacctACGCGGAGAGGAGGGCGTCCCCCTGGTTCGATGACCTGCCACGAAGCCCTTCCTGAACCCTAGCTAACCTCCGATTGTCCCATCTCCCCCGCCGCCCCCTTGCCACGGCCGGAACCCTAGCTCTGGAGAAGTGGTTGCTGCAGGCGACGAGATCTCTGGTTagttctctctccccctccccctcccactgCCTCTCTCTCTAGCAGCACTGATTCGCCCCCTCCATGAAAACCTAGCCGGATCTTGATCTGTCTTCCCAAATGTCAAGGTCAGACTTTCTTGGGGTTTCCTAGGAACTAGCATCAATTGTTATTTAGATAGGCAATGCAGTGGTTGCTTGCTGGGTGTTGTCACTGAATATTGAAATGAGAAAGGAAGGTCAGCTAGGTTACCTATGCTGATAAGTTAATTACTCATTCATATTTCAGTTAATTACTGAGAAGTATGTGTAGTTGCATTGGCTAAGAAATGTGTTTTACTCATTCATCAGCTAAGATCGTATATGATGTTGTTCATTCTTGCAGTTGTCGTCAACATTTTAGTCTGTTCAAACTGCAACATGCAAATTAATTTTCAAATAGCATGTTCTTCTTTCTGAACATTAGATACTTCTGGTATGATCATTGGCAGAGTATATAAGTTGTTCTCTTCATGGCAGTGGCGAATCTAGGACGCAAATGGAGGGTAGGCTGAACTTCAAATACGTTAATTTTTGTTGGAGGCAGTGCAGTGTGATGCAATAAGATGGCTGGAAGTTTTTATTTTCTAGGCTAGGCCTAACTAGTGCGCTTAGTAGTAATTTCTTTGGCGATTTTTTAGGGCAGGCTTGAGCCTGTTCAAGCCTATTGAGTAGAATCGGCACTGCTTCATGGTGTGTAAtcatcatctgttcttgattcttGTTCTTGATTATCTAAATATACATAGTGCAGTTTGTGTACATAACGAAAATATAGCTAATTCCGTATTTTGTCTCCATTTTCTATAGGCTAGCTTCGTCGCCAAGACCCTGAATTGGGCAGCATCGTGAAGGACAAGGTAGATTAATCCTGTTATTTTAATCTTCTCCTTATTCATATTACTGTTGATTATTATTGCTTGGTCAATAGATCTGTGTTACAAACTGTTTTCTTGGTAAGCTGAGAGCTATGTTAATATCTGACATTACTAGATGTTGTAGTTGTTGAAGAATTTGAGCTGAAGTGCTACCTCCTTCCTATTGACATTACTAGACATTGCAGTTGTCCTTTTTTCCACTGTTGTTCTTTCTGTTAGATGATGTTCCGATGCCGGACATATGAACTGTTTGTTTGTACAACTTGCACTCTTACTGTTTAGGTGTAGTAGTAATAACTAGCGGCATTTTTCTTCTTTAGACTTGGAATGGATCCGGAAATGAGGGATCGTGTtaggaagagggaggaggaggatgacaaaaTGATGTTATTTGTTTTCCCTGCACTACATTTGATAGAGACCGATGGAGTTGCTCTTAGGGAGCGGAGGATTCCACGC comes from Triticum aestivum cultivar Chinese Spring chromosome 5B, IWGSC CS RefSeq v2.1, whole genome shotgun sequence and encodes:
- the LOC123116266 gene encoding putative ripening-related protein 2, translating into MLRSTSGLLLLAIAASHLLLAAAGAGCGPSGTLRPTQSHACQDCCKAGQAYPTYRCSPPVSSSTRAVMTLNDFDEGGDGGDPSECDGAFHRSSERVVALSTGWYSGGSRCGKNIRIRANGRSVLAKVVDECDTVNGCDREHAFQPPCRNNVVDASQAVWDALGITGEEVGEYNITWSDA